AGAAGTGGCTCAAAGCGCAGGGCCGGGTCAGTCGTATCCATCGCAAGAAGCCCAGGGGCAAACCCATGCCGGATCACATCCGGCGCGGGAATGCTACAAAGTCAAAGGTCCGCGCCCGGGTCGAGCACGTGTTCGCGCAGCAGAAAGCCAAGATGGCGCTGTTCATTCGCACCATCGGCATCAAGCGCGCCGAGGCCAAGATCACACTGGCCAATCTGGCTTACAACATGAACCGTCTGATCTTCCACGAACGACGGGCAGCGATTGGGTAGCTGTGCCTGGAGATCAGGAAAATCGGATGAAAAACGCAATATGCGCGCCACGATGGCAAGCATTTACGCCATCGCCAGCACCGCCTGCGGAAAATCGCTCAGGTCGCCGGGTTGATGGAGGTGCCCAGCTCCCATTGCCTCGAGTGGCTGCGCCTGGGCGATGCCGCCCCCTCGCCAAAGACTGGGAGCAATCCGTCGAAAGCTCAACTGCATGGGCGACCATCGCCAGCATACGAATGATCACCCGCAGAACTGCAAGGTATTGTTACGCATAATAAGCTTATGAATCGGGCTCTCAGTCGCAATGGCCGAGTGGCAATTGCTCATGGGATGATGCCAAGCGTGGGTAGGGCGCATTATTTCAAACGGAGAGAGTTTCTCAACCGTTTGACACCTCCTTACAGGCCGGCTCTGTTTTCGATTACTCAGGTGGATAGAGCGAGGCGGTGAGAACGCCAATACATTGTAGCAGTGTATCGCTAGTTACTCGGCTCGTTTCCAGCATGTGATGATCTTGAAAATCCTCCACAGACATAGACCGTAGTACATGAAAAAAGAGCAGTGTTGCATTCGTAAAGCGCCGTAACACAAGCTCTACAGGCAAGTGCGATAGGCGCGCTAGAATCTGTTCCATAAGTTGATTTAGGGCCGGGTATGTGGTTGGGGGGGCTGCAAAATGTGGGGCCATGAACAGGACGTCCCCTGAAAGAGGATATTTATAGGGAATGTATTCGCACATGAATGCTGGATATGTTGCGCCTTTCCCCTCTTTCCTTGCCAGTGTAAGATTGGGAATCGCGTAATATTTTAAAAGTGTATAGAGATTGCATTCATTTAGTGGGGTGGGGCTTGATAAGATGATATCGCTCCTTAGTTCGTCAAGTTGCCCCATTCTCAGCTGAACTATGGATTGTAGTAATCCATCCATATTTCCAAAATGATATTGAACGGATGAGTTGTTTCTTAAATTCGCTGTTTTCGCAATTTCCCTCGCTGACAGGCCCCCTATGCCGGACTTGCCAACCATCTCTTCGGTGGCGAGCATTAGTCGTAACTTGGTTTCTTCCGAATTTTTATAGAGCCGATTTCGCCTTGATGCGCTTGATCTGGCCGCGCTTTTGTTCAAATCGGACTTGAGGTTTTGTTGGGTCATTTAGGGCCTGGCACCAGATTTGAAGCACGGATTTTAGTTTAGTCGTATGCGGGGCTGATGGGCAAGGGTTAAAAAATAAGCATGTCGCTTGTATTGCGCCTAATTTTTGAAACGGCTTTCCGAATCGCAATTTCCCATAGAGATTTTGTTCGTAAAAAACATATATATTTCAATTATATAAGTTAATTTTGGATGAATCTTGTGTGTGGCTGTGGTATCTTTAATTAAAATTAAGGCATGTGGAATAAATTGTATTGACTCCTGTGCAAATACGCGAGATTTTCGGCTGAGCGCGAGTATGGGGGCGTTTTGTATGCCCAATTCAGTTCGCGCGTCTGTCGATTAGATTCCAATGAGGGGGGAAGGTATGCGAATTAAGTCACATATTTGTTTGTCGTTGTACGTTGGTGGCGCGCTTGGAGCCATCGTTCCAGGAGCGGTAAGTGCGCAAGGCGTGGGTTCGGTGGAGGATCCA
This genomic window from Caenibius tardaugens NBRC 16725 contains:
- a CDS encoding TetR/AcrR family transcriptional regulator; this translates as MTQQNLKSDLNKSAARSSASRRNRLYKNSEETKLRLMLATEEMVGKSGIGGLSAREIAKTANLRNNSSVQYHFGNMDGLLQSIVQLRMGQLDELRSDIILSSPTPLNECNLYTLLKYYAIPNLTLARKEGKGATYPAFMCEYIPYKYPLSGDVLFMAPHFAAPPTTYPALNQLMEQILARLSHLPVELVLRRFTNATLLFFHVLRSMSVEDFQDHHMLETSRVTSDTLLQCIGVLTASLYPPE